A window of the Cystobacter fuscus genome harbors these coding sequences:
- a CDS encoding sterol desaturase family protein, translated as MKTEYERHASARMFENDFLEAASKIHPATPFAFYIPLITGLLAWALWSGTTQVKQVVLFAPLGYLTWCFMEYTLHRHLFHWEGNGPLTRRFHAIIHGYHHTYPDDPQRLVMPLGASIPLAIVIAGLLWLVGRPDATIPYFFGIVAGYLAYDYLHWAVHYKKPWTAWGKALRAHHMAHHFACPDKNYGISHRWIDSLVGSLRVREQAARPEASSSTAE; from the coding sequence ATGAAGACCGAGTACGAGCGCCACGCCTCCGCACGGATGTTCGAGAACGACTTCCTCGAAGCCGCCTCGAAGATCCATCCCGCCACCCCCTTCGCCTTCTACATCCCGCTCATCACGGGCCTGCTGGCCTGGGCCCTGTGGAGCGGGACGACCCAGGTGAAACAGGTCGTCCTGTTCGCGCCCCTGGGCTACCTCACGTGGTGCTTCATGGAGTACACGCTGCACCGCCACCTCTTCCACTGGGAGGGCAACGGTCCGCTCACCCGGCGCTTCCACGCCATCATCCATGGCTACCACCACACGTACCCGGATGACCCGCAGCGGTTGGTGATGCCGCTGGGCGCGAGCATCCCGCTGGCCATCGTCATCGCCGGGCTGTTGTGGCTGGTGGGCCGGCCGGACGCCACCATTCCCTACTTCTTCGGCATCGTCGCGGGCTACCTCGCGTACGACTACCTGCACTGGGCGGTGCACTACAAGAAGCCGTGGACGGCCTGGGGCAAGGCCCTGCGGGCGCATCACATGGCGCACCACTTCGCCTGCCCGGACAAGAACTACGGCATCAGCCACCGGTGGATCGACTCGCTGGTGGGCTCGCTGCGCGTGCGCGAGCAGGCCGCCAGGCCCGAGGCCTCCTCCAGCACGGCGGAGTAG
- a CDS encoding Ig domain-containing protein gives MSRWVPGPTSRLPLLLPLLFSMSACVFVPDLSRFPSCDDQGGCPAGFSCLPPERICLPDCGARGPCLPDVPAGDDGGTPPPAQQGDAGVDPLLLEEETLGDGVEGVDYPFQFRARGGTPPYTFSLRGEPPPGLRLDEARGSLSGKPTTPGEFQFTLGLVDQEARSTERTFSVRIHAPLILAGPGVLADFPKGDPYTEQLSALGGRPPYRFELVQPNSLPAGLVLTANGYVQGTSSAAGTSFEVRVTDDARPAQTATLLLQLTTTSCSSLVDTCMRTRSVPAGKEGVSYAYSMQATSLSGTSGTWKVDANGVLPPGIGLDPSTGRLSGTPTAAAKGSSYDFTLTRTDIFGSVKTPPLRLQVH, from the coding sequence GTGCGTCTTCGTGCCGGACCTCTCGCGCTTTCCCTCCTGCGATGACCAGGGGGGGTGTCCGGCGGGCTTCTCGTGCCTCCCCCCCGAGCGCATCTGCCTGCCGGACTGCGGCGCGCGGGGACCGTGCCTTCCCGACGTACCGGCGGGAGACGACGGAGGCACACCTCCCCCGGCGCAGCAGGGCGACGCGGGAGTCGACCCCCTCCTGCTCGAGGAGGAGACCCTGGGCGATGGCGTGGAGGGGGTAGACTACCCCTTCCAGTTCCGGGCCCGGGGCGGCACGCCGCCCTACACCTTCTCGCTCCGTGGCGAGCCACCACCCGGCCTGCGACTCGATGAGGCACGGGGCAGCCTGTCCGGCAAGCCGACGACGCCGGGCGAGTTCCAGTTCACCCTCGGGCTGGTGGACCAGGAAGCACGCTCTACCGAGCGCACGTTCTCCGTGCGCATCCATGCGCCGCTGATCCTGGCCGGGCCGGGCGTGCTCGCGGACTTCCCCAAGGGCGACCCCTACACGGAACAGTTGTCGGCCCTGGGAGGCAGGCCGCCCTACCGCTTCGAGCTCGTCCAGCCCAACTCGCTCCCCGCGGGCCTCGTGCTGACCGCCAACGGCTACGTCCAGGGAACCTCGAGCGCCGCGGGCACCTCCTTCGAGGTCCGGGTGACGGATGACGCCAGGCCCGCCCAGACGGCCACCCTCCTGCTGCAACTCACCACCACTTCCTGCTCGTCACTGGTGGACACCTGCATGCGCACCCGCTCCGTGCCCGCGGGGAAGGAGGGCGTGAGCTACGCCTACTCCATGCAGGCCACCTCCCTTAGCGGCACCTCCGGCACCTGGAAGGTGGACGCCAACGGCGTGCTCCCTCCGGGCATCGGGCTCGACCCGTCCACGGGACGGCTCTCCGGCACGCCCACCGCCGCCGCGAAGGGCAGCAGCTACGACTTCACCCTCACCCGCACGGACATCTTCGGCTCCGTGAAGACCCCGCCCCTGCGGCTCCAGGTCCACTGA
- a CDS encoding cytochrome P450, producing the protein MNNSAPLPPMPPGHWLWGHLPERESDPLGLYLRGRALLGDVVRFRMGPIYVEQLTHPDHVKYVLADAPARYTKGPIFHKTRPLVGNGLVTAEGDFWKRQRRLAQPSFHRERLAGLAGVMTETAAEVLAQWEPRVRAGEPVPVFPEMMRLTLLVVVRALFGVDVAEHTRELGESFTTALEVTNERIISPLPYKPWLYRIPTAKNLAFQRAMVPLNRIVEGIIAQRRARGPADESQDLLGMLMAARDADTGDTFDDVQLRDEVMTLLLAGHETTATSLAWAFHLLEKNPEQEALLHEEVDRVLDGRIPTLEDVPKLRYTSCVFEEALRLYPPIWAIPRVAEEEDVVSGYRIPKGDLVLLVPYVTHRHPDFWPDPERFEPTRFLPENSKQRPRWAYLPFGGGQRQCIGNNFAMMEAQFILAMVAQRFRLRGTGAPVTAEAHVTLRPHGTMPMHATRREKQPQLQSA; encoded by the coding sequence ATGAACAACTCCGCACCCCTGCCTCCCATGCCCCCAGGCCATTGGCTCTGGGGCCACCTCCCCGAGCGCGAGAGTGATCCGCTCGGCCTCTATCTGCGCGGCCGTGCGCTCCTGGGAGACGTGGTGCGCTTCCGCATGGGGCCCATCTACGTGGAGCAGCTCACGCACCCGGATCACGTCAAGTACGTGCTCGCGGACGCGCCGGCGCGCTACACCAAGGGCCCCATCTTCCACAAGACGCGCCCCCTGGTGGGCAACGGCCTGGTGACGGCCGAGGGCGACTTCTGGAAGCGCCAGCGCCGGCTCGCCCAGCCCTCCTTCCACCGCGAGCGCCTGGCGGGGCTCGCGGGCGTGATGACGGAGACGGCCGCCGAGGTGCTCGCGCAGTGGGAGCCTCGGGTGAGGGCGGGTGAGCCCGTGCCCGTCTTCCCGGAGATGATGCGGCTCACCTTGCTGGTGGTGGTGCGCGCGCTCTTCGGCGTGGACGTGGCCGAGCACACCCGGGAGCTGGGTGAGTCCTTCACCACGGCGCTGGAAGTCACCAACGAGCGCATCATCTCCCCGCTGCCCTACAAGCCGTGGCTCTACCGGATTCCCACCGCGAAGAACCTCGCCTTCCAGCGGGCCATGGTGCCGCTCAACCGCATCGTCGAGGGCATCATCGCCCAGCGCCGGGCGAGGGGGCCCGCGGACGAGTCGCAGGATCTGCTCGGCATGCTGATGGCCGCGCGCGACGCGGACACGGGAGACACCTTCGACGACGTGCAGTTGCGCGACGAGGTGATGACGCTGCTGCTCGCGGGCCACGAGACGACGGCCACCTCGCTCGCGTGGGCGTTCCACCTGCTGGAGAAGAACCCGGAGCAGGAGGCGCTGCTGCACGAGGAGGTGGACCGCGTGCTCGACGGGCGCATCCCCACGCTCGAGGACGTGCCGAAGCTGCGCTACACGAGCTGCGTGTTCGAGGAGGCGCTGCGCCTCTATCCGCCCATCTGGGCCATTCCGCGCGTGGCGGAGGAGGAGGACGTGGTGAGCGGCTACCGGATTCCCAAGGGGGACCTGGTGCTGCTGGTGCCCTACGTCACCCACCGCCACCCGGACTTCTGGCCCGACCCGGAGCGCTTCGAGCCCACGCGCTTCCTGCCGGAGAACAGCAAGCAGCGCCCGCGGTGGGCCTACCTGCCCTTCGGAGGCGGGCAGCGCCAGTGCATCGGCAACAACTTCGCGATGATGGAGGCGCAGTTCATCCTCGCCATGGTGGCCCAGCGCTTCCGCCTGCGAGGCACCGGAGCCCCCGTCACCGCGGAGGCCCACGTCACCCTGCGGCCGCACGGAACCATGCCCATGCACGCCACGCGCCGCGAGAAGCAGCCCCAGCTCCAGAGCGCGTGA
- a CDS encoding URC4/urg3 family protein, giving the protein MPEAPAAAVSYLLGPRAIRERCQALLELGLAGRLEHFRVDPARLPAVADYVLEVTREAYPSLDIPVHSRWGHFDVGGVQRNAELEARLAPLPPAERARAKLDLVVTSVLLDAGSGPTWKYQEPGGGTYARSEGLAVASFRMFLAGAFSSDASQPLRADAEGLRNLSLEALAEGFQVTEDNPLAGLEGRLELLHGLGRVLPRPGSLFDRLAAHGRREVTATQVLGQVLQSLGPIWPGRITLDGVNLGDVWPHSALGALDHPDSLVPFHKLSQWLTYSLLEPLAEGGLRVTGLEALTGLPEYRNGGLLVDGGVLVPRDERLFTDTYKPGSEPIVEWRALTVALLDEVGQRVRERLGMTAEQLPLAKVLQGGTWSAGRKLAAQKRPGGPPPIRIESDGTVF; this is encoded by the coding sequence ATGCCTGAGGCGCCCGCGGCCGCCGTCTCCTATCTGCTCGGCCCGCGCGCCATCCGCGAGCGGTGCCAGGCCCTGCTGGAGCTGGGGCTCGCGGGCCGGCTCGAGCACTTCCGCGTGGACCCGGCGCGGCTGCCCGCCGTGGCGGACTACGTGTTGGAGGTGACACGCGAGGCCTATCCCTCGCTCGACATCCCGGTGCACAGCCGCTGGGGCCACTTCGACGTGGGCGGCGTCCAGCGCAACGCGGAGCTGGAGGCGCGGCTGGCCCCGCTGCCTCCCGCCGAGCGTGCCCGGGCGAAGTTGGACCTGGTGGTCACCAGCGTGCTGCTGGACGCGGGCAGCGGGCCCACGTGGAAGTACCAGGAGCCCGGTGGCGGCACCTACGCGCGCTCCGAGGGCCTGGCCGTGGCCAGCTTCCGCATGTTCCTCGCGGGCGCGTTCTCCTCGGATGCCTCCCAGCCCCTGCGCGCCGACGCCGAGGGCTTGCGCAACCTGAGCCTCGAGGCGCTCGCGGAGGGCTTCCAGGTGACGGAGGACAACCCGCTCGCGGGCCTGGAGGGACGGCTCGAGCTGCTGCACGGCCTGGGCCGGGTGTTGCCCAGGCCCGGGTCGCTCTTTGATCGCCTCGCGGCCCATGGCCGGCGGGAGGTGACGGCGACGCAGGTGCTGGGGCAGGTGCTCCAGTCGCTGGGGCCCATCTGGCCGGGCCGCATCACCCTGGATGGGGTGAACCTGGGCGACGTGTGGCCGCACTCGGCGCTGGGCGCCCTGGATCATCCCGACTCCCTGGTGCCCTTCCACAAGCTGTCGCAGTGGCTCACCTACTCGCTGCTGGAGCCGCTGGCGGAAGGGGGCCTCCGGGTGACGGGACTGGAGGCGCTCACCGGACTGCCCGAGTACCGCAACGGCGGGCTGCTGGTGGACGGAGGCGTGCTGGTGCCCCGGGACGAGCGGCTGTTCACGGACACGTACAAGCCGGGCTCGGAGCCCATCGTGGAGTGGCGGGCGCTGACGGTGGCGCTGCTGGACGAGGTGGGCCAGCGCGTGCGCGAGCGGCTCGGGATGACGGCCGAGCAGCTCCCGCTGGCCAAGGTGCTCCAGGGGGGCACGTGGAGCGCGGGCCGGAAGCTGGCCGCCCAGAAACGCCCGGGTGGTCCGCCACCCATCCGCATCGAGAGCGACGGAACCGTGTTCTGA
- a CDS encoding DUF6895 family protein, protein MTGRGAWLVVDVVGVAGVDTLGALLPGAPGAAQARAWMIAEVNAAVEGLLSAGFTRVRVSDASCSAAPFTGGEALHPGAEPCSGEDPLAPVWLEDVQGVACVGMHAAAGTGGFGAHTGGPLCVWTCAGRTLSEAELVLALAAEAGVPAVFVSGDDVLRAGLEGRVGYVCTKTAVSTERAVSRAPEEVLEELRRVAARPGQDQAPLPDAPLVLCFKSAHQATLAERTGARRLDAYRVEVSGRTFRERYTHARRAMAEAGRVLPGAGSGSFVFTPEALALLRLPGPPAVPPPARAREAELALDAFLALTAGEDDASRALRALTLHMLEGHAPGVFARWGLGARVEEAVEALTGVALEFPAGLSPDVGMSRVDAWYVRGERGLSTAPLAPGALRDYLLHLDDEGYGLHGWLLGEIAATRGVDVRWSVPERAFRGVSRRADLYWLTHLFLLDTRYLRSPLRAPDASAWTEELLAATPELIEGMDLDLAAEVVFCLQCVGESGGGAHESLLALLAAEQRPDGAVGDAHSTAAALLAFAGALERTVSVP, encoded by the coding sequence ATGACCGGACGCGGGGCGTGGCTCGTCGTGGACGTGGTGGGCGTGGCGGGGGTGGACACCCTCGGGGCGCTCCTTCCGGGGGCTCCAGGGGCCGCCCAGGCCCGGGCCTGGATGATCGCCGAGGTGAACGCCGCCGTGGAGGGCCTGTTGTCGGCGGGCTTCACGCGCGTGCGGGTGAGCGATGCTTCGTGCTCCGCCGCTCCCTTCACGGGCGGGGAGGCACTCCACCCCGGGGCCGAGCCGTGCTCCGGGGAGGACCCCCTGGCGCCCGTGTGGCTCGAGGACGTCCAGGGGGTGGCGTGTGTGGGCATGCACGCGGCGGCCGGGACGGGGGGCTTTGGCGCGCATACCGGGGGGCCGCTGTGCGTCTGGACGTGCGCGGGCCGGACGCTGTCCGAGGCGGAGCTCGTGCTGGCGCTGGCGGCGGAGGCGGGGGTGCCCGCCGTGTTCGTCTCGGGGGACGACGTGCTGCGGGCGGGGCTGGAGGGGCGGGTGGGCTATGTGTGCACCAAGACCGCCGTGTCCACCGAGCGGGCCGTGTCGCGCGCTCCCGAGGAGGTCCTCGAGGAGCTGCGGCGCGTGGCGGCCCGGCCCGGCCAGGACCAGGCGCCGCTTCCGGACGCTCCGCTCGTGCTCTGCTTCAAGAGCGCCCACCAGGCGACGCTCGCCGAGCGCACCGGCGCCCGCCGGCTGGATGCGTACCGCGTGGAGGTGTCGGGCCGTACCTTCCGGGAGCGCTATACCCACGCCCGGCGGGCCATGGCGGAAGCGGGCCGGGTGCTGCCCGGGGCGGGCTCGGGCTCCTTCGTCTTCACCCCGGAAGCGCTGGCCCTCCTGCGGCTGCCAGGACCTCCCGCGGTCCCGCCTCCGGCGCGGGCGCGGGAGGCGGAGCTCGCCCTGGATGCGTTCCTCGCGCTGACGGCGGGGGAGGACGACGCGTCCCGGGCGCTGCGCGCGCTGACGCTGCACATGCTGGAAGGTCACGCCCCGGGGGTCTTCGCGCGCTGGGGGCTGGGCGCCCGTGTGGAGGAGGCGGTGGAGGCACTCACGGGGGTGGCCCTGGAGTTTCCCGCCGGGCTGTCCCCGGATGTGGGCATGTCCCGGGTGGATGCCTGGTACGTGAGGGGCGAGCGCGGTTTGTCGACCGCTCCCCTGGCACCCGGGGCACTGCGTGACTACCTGCTGCACCTCGATGACGAGGGGTATGGGCTTCATGGGTGGCTGCTGGGTGAAATCGCCGCCACGCGGGGGGTGGACGTGCGCTGGTCCGTCCCCGAGCGGGCGTTTCGTGGGGTGTCGCGCCGGGCGGACCTCTACTGGCTCACCCACCTGTTCTTGTTGGACACGCGCTACCTGCGCTCCCCGCTGCGAGCCCCGGACGCCAGCGCGTGGACGGAGGAATTGCTGGCGGCCACGCCCGAGCTCATCGAGGGCATGGACCTGGACCTGGCGGCCGAAGTGGTCTTCTGCCTTCAGTGTGTGGGGGAGTCCGGAGGAGGCGCGCATGAGTCCCTCCTGGCGTTGCTCGCCGCGGAGCAGCGGCCCGATGGCGCCGTGGGTGATGCGCATTCCACCGCGGCGGCCCTGCTCGCGTTCGCTGGCGCGCTTGAACGCACCGTCTCCGTTCCCTGA
- the upp gene encoding uracil phosphoribosyltransferase, translating to MKYSDNCTVVDHPLVKHKLTLMRRKDTSTASFRALLQEISLLLAYEATRDLKLTEEPIETPMAQMNAPVLEGKKLVLVAILRAGQGILDGMLQLVPSARVGHIGLYRDPKTLSAVEYYYKVPNQLADRDVIVCDPMLATGNSAVAALTRIKRSKPGSLRFMCLLACPEGLANLREHHPDVHVITAAVDEKLNEHGYIVPGLGDAGDRLFGTR from the coding sequence ATGAAATACTCGGACAACTGCACCGTGGTGGACCATCCACTGGTGAAGCACAAGCTGACGCTGATGCGCCGCAAGGACACGAGCACGGCGTCCTTCCGTGCGCTCCTCCAGGAGATCTCCCTGCTGCTCGCCTACGAGGCGACGAGGGACTTGAAGCTGACGGAGGAGCCCATCGAGACGCCGATGGCGCAGATGAACGCGCCAGTGCTCGAGGGCAAGAAGCTGGTGCTGGTGGCCATCCTGCGCGCGGGCCAGGGCATCCTGGATGGCATGCTGCAACTGGTGCCGAGCGCCCGCGTGGGCCACATCGGCCTGTACCGCGACCCGAAGACGCTCTCGGCGGTGGAGTACTACTACAAGGTGCCCAACCAGCTCGCGGACCGCGACGTCATCGTGTGCGATCCGATGCTCGCCACGGGCAACTCGGCGGTGGCGGCGCTCACCCGCATCAAGCGCAGCAAGCCGGGCAGTCTGCGCTTCATGTGTCTGCTGGCCTGTCCCGAGGGTCTGGCCAACCTGCGTGAGCACCATCCGGACGTGCACGTCATCACCGCGGCGGTGGACGAGAAGCTCAACGAGCACGGCTACATCGTGCCGGGCCTGGGCGACGCGGGCGACCGGCTCTTCGGCACCCGCTAG